The Gloeomargarita sp. SKYB120 sequence GCGCATCAAATCGCCCGCCCAAATGCCTGCTTCGTCCCCACCAGCGCCGGCGCGAATTTCCAGCATGATGTTTTTTTCGTCGTTGGGGTCTTGGGGAAGCAGCAAAATTTTCAATTCCTGTTCCAGTTGGGCCAGGCGCTGGCTGAGGGCTTCCACTTCCTGCTGGGCGATGGCTTGAAATTCCGGGTCGCGGGCCGATTCGCGATAAAGTTGCTGCGCGTCCAGGAGTTCCCGCTGGGTGGCTTTCCAGGCGTTAAAGGTGCTGACAATGGGTTCCATCGTCGCCCGCGCCTTGCTGATGCGTTGCAATTCCTGGGGGTCGCTCACCACTGCCGGGTCAGCCAATTGCCGGTCGAGGTCCTGGTAGGTGCTTTCAATCGCCTTGAGTTTTTCCAGCAGGTACGCTTCCGCCATAGGATGGAACTACCGATGAACGCCCAATTATTTTAACGCAATGGATGGGGAGCGCTTCGCCGTCGTGATGACCGCCGATGGTAGTCCCACCATTCAGGATTTAACCCATCCCCAGCGGGAATGGATGCATCACCGGGGCGGGGCCTACCAGGAAACCCAATACATCTACGGCGAGGCGATCCGGGCAGTGTTAGCCAGATGTACGCATCCCCGCTTTTTAGTGGTGGGGTTGGGATTGGGCTATATCGAAATCCTCATTGCCTGCGAGTGGTTAAAAATCTCCCGCGCTGATACCTGTCGGATTCTTAGCTTTGAAGCCGACGAACACTGGCGAACCAACTTTCAACAATGGTGCCAGGGCCAGCCCACTGAACTCGACGCCATTTACCAGCTACGGGATCAAAAATTTCAGCAAGACTATCCCCAACAAATGCGCCATGCGCCGGCGTGGTTACAACAATTTTTAGAACTGCATGGTCAATTGGATAGGCTCCCCCAGTGGCAAGGGCAAATTCACGGGATTTTGTACGATGCCTACAGCGCCAAAACATCGCCGGATTTATGGCAAGAAACCTTTTTGGCGGCATTGATTCAGCACTATGCAGCATCGCCCTGTTTGTTTGTAACCTACGCCAGCACCGGTAGCCTGAAACGAGCCTTGACCGCTTGTGGTTTTACCCTGCACCAGCGAGCGGGATTTGCGGGCAAAAAAGCATCCACCTGGGCAACCAGAGGCTGGGAGTTGCAAGGCTAAAATACAACCAAAACAAACGCGGCTGGGGGGAAGGCGATGGCCGAACAGCAAGGGGAATTACTCCTGACACCAGAGGCGGTGCAACAACGGATGCAACAACTGCGGGAATTGCTGCAAAAAGCCGCCCATGCCTACTACGTTCTGGACAACCCCATCATGCCCGATGAGGTCTATGACCAGCTTTACCGGGAATTGCTGGCACTGGAAGCACAACACCCCGAATGGATTACCCCTGATAGTCCCACCCAGCGCGTTGGCGACCAGCCCAGCCAGGGATTCCCCAGCGTGACCCATCCCACCCCCCTGTACAGCCTGGACAATGCCTTTGAGCTAGCCGATATGCAGGCGTGGGAGGAACGCTGGCGCAAACTCTGGCCCGATGACCTGCCGGACGATCTCTACGTGTGTGAATTGAAAATTGACGGGCTGGCTTTGAATCTCTACTACGAACGGGGCCTGCTGGTGTGGGGCGCAACCCGCGGCGATGGGGTCACCGGCGAAGATATTACGGCCAATGTCCGCACCATTCGCACCATCCCCTTGCGCTTGCAGACCAACGACCCGCCGGAAGGGGTGGAAATTCGCGGCGAAGCCTTTTTACCCCTGCCCATCTTTGAGGAACTCAATCGCCAGCGCCAGGCCCAGGGCGAACAGACGTTTGCCAATCCCCGTAACGCCGCTGCCGGCACCTTGCGTCAACTCGACCCCCGCATCGTAGCGCAACGGCGCTTGGATTTCTTTGCCTATGGGGTCGGTCAAGGGGTGGACCTGCCTACGCAAAAAGACGTCCTATTACAACTGGCCGCCTGGGGGTTTCGCATCAATCCCCACTTCCAGGTGTGTCGGGACCTGGCGGCTGTACAGGCGTATTACCAAACCTGGGTGGAGCAACGTTCACAATTGCCCTATGGCACCGATGGGGTGGTGGTCAAAATCAATCACCTGGCGATGCAAGCCCAGCTCGGGTACACCCAAAAATCGCCCCGCTGGGCCATTGCCTGGAAATTTCCCGCAGAGACGGCGGTAGCGACGCTCACCGGGGTGACGGTGCAGGTGGGACGGACAGGCACCCTAACGCCAGTGGCGGAACTGACGCCCGTGCGCTTGGCTGGCACCCAGGTCACCCGCGCGACCCTGCACAATGCCCAGCGGATCCAGGAGTTGGATATTCACATCGGCGACCGGGTGGTGGTGCGCAAGGCGGGAGACATTATCCCAGAAGTGGTGGAGGTTTTGACAGCATTACGCCCCCCCGACGCCGAACCGTACCGGTTTCCCACCCATTGCCCTGAATGCGGCGAACCCGTGGTGCAAGCGCCCGATGAAGCCGCCACCCGCTGCGTCAATCCCCACTGCCCTGGCATCATTCGCGAGCAGGTCCAGCACTGGGCCAGCCGGGATGCTTTGGACATTCGCGGGCTAGGGGAAAAAGTCGCGCAACAACTGGTCGCCCAAGGCTGGGTGCAAACGGTAGCGGATTTGTATCGCTTGACCGTTGAACAGTTGCAGTCGCTCGCGGGCTGGGGGGAAAAATCGGCCCGTAATCTGGTGGCTGCGATTGACCAGTCCCGCAGGCAACCGTGGCCGCGCGTGTTGTATGGGTTGGGGATTCGCCATGTGGGGGTGGGCACGGCGGAGTTATTGGCATCGCATTTCCCTAGCGCTGAAGCCCTGCAGCAGGCGACGGTCGCGGAACTGTGCGCCATCAATGGCATTGGTCCGGAAATTGCCCAGGCGGTGCATGATTGGTTTCACGACCCCGACCACCAAGCCCTGCTAGAGCAATTGCGCCAGGCGGGTTTGCAGTTGCACTACACACCGGCGACTTCCCAGACCGGCGGCCCCCTAGCTGGCAAAGTGTTGGTTTTGACAGGCAAACTGCCCCATTTGACCCGCCACCAGGCCAAGGCGCTCATCGAACGGGCAGGGGGCAAAGTCGCCAGTAGTGTATCCAGTCGTACCGATTACGTCGTCGTGGGCGAGGATGCAGGTGCTAAGCTGGAAAAAGCGAGGGAGTTGGGCATTCCGTTACTCAGCGAAACCGACTTGCTGGCGCTGGTTGGCGAGGGGTAAGTTGTGGTCGCCGGTTACACCCTAATTCTCGTGATTCTGGTCTTGGGCGGGCTGATTGCAGCGCTGGGAGACCGGATCGGCACGCGGGTGGGAAAGGCGCGGTTAAGCCTGTTCAAGTTGCGGCCCCGCACGACAGCCGTACTCGTCACCATCGCCACTGGGGGGGTCATTTCGGCCACGACGCTGGGGATTCTGCTAGCAGCGGACCAGCAATTGCGGGATGGCTTGTTTCGGCTCGATCAAATCCAAGCGGACTTGAAACGGGTGCGCAAACAAAAAGACGAAGCCCAAGCGGAACTGGAAGCGGCGCGGCAACAACTGGCTCGCACCCAAGCGGAACTCCAAGCTGCCGACCGGAATGTCAAAGCCATCGAAGCTAAACTCGTCGAAGTCAACCGCAACTATCAACAGGCCTTGGCCAAACTTGCGAGCGCTGAACAGGAATCCCGCGCCTTGGAAGCGCAAATTGCAGAGTTGAAAAAAGACCGCGCCCAGCTACAGGCGCAACTGCAACAAGCCCAAACCCAAGTCGCTCAGGCCAGGGCTCAAGCGGAACGCCTGCGCCGCCAGGGCCAGCAATTGCAAGCCCAGATTGCTCAACTGGAACAAGTGCGTGGCCGGTTGGAGCAGGAAATCGGGCAACTGCGCCAAGGGAATGTGGTCATCCGGCGGGAGCAAGTCTTGGCAACTGCCACCGTGCGGGCGATTAACGATAGGGATTTGGCGCGGCAAGCCGTGCAACAAACCCTGCAGGAAGCGAGTCGGGTGGCGGGCTGCCTGAGTCGTCGCCAGGGACCACTCGAAACCTGTCTCCATTCCCCGCAAGCAGGCAATCCCTATGCCCCACGCATTCGCATCAGTAGCGCAGAGTTCAATAATTTGGTCAATACCCTAAGCACAGGGCGGGATTACGTGGTGCGAGTGTTAGCAGCGGCCAATTACTCCAGCGGCGAACCGGAAGTGGAGGTGTTTACCGATGTTACCCCCAACCGGTTGATCTTTCCTGCCGGAGCGGTGGTGGCCCAGATTCCCATTGACCTGGACAACAGCGACGAGGTGGCGATTTTTAACCAGTTGGACCGCTTGTTTCTCGCGTCAAACGTCCGCGCCCGACAAAGCGGTATCTTGGCTGACCCGCTCACCAACAAAGTGGGTTCCTTCAGCCAGGTGGCGCTGGTGCAGTTCGTGGAGCAGTTGCAAAATCTCAAGGGTGTGGTGTACGTGCAATCGGTGACGCGCCGCCCCATCTACACCGCTGGTCCCCTGGACATCCAACTGGTGGCGGTTCAAAACGGGCAAATTATCCTGCGCTCGAGTTGACCCCTACTGGCACGGCACAACAACCGTGCGTCCTTGCAATTGAATTTGGGGTACCGGCGGCGGCACAGCGATAAATACAGTGGGTGTGGTCAGCGCCTGGGTCACCAGACAATTCGGGCCAGGCACCGACTCGGTGTAGTGCAGTCGCCAGTAGGTGCCCTGGTTATCGGTCACCGACTCCAGGCGGTCAATGCGCAACCCGTAACCGCCCGTAGGTCGAGAACCAATGGTGAACCCCACAACCGCTTGTCGGCGAAAATTGATAGGGGGGGCCGCAGGCCGTTGCAGGTTCAGGTCGAAGACCCGGCTGCGTTGCCAAAACCGCTGCCAAGACCTGCTATCGGTAAAGACCAGCACCTGGGGTCTAGGCACGAACTGACGCTCCAGCGGCGTTGGCCCCAAATCGAGCACTTGAAACGGAATGGGCGTTGTCATGGTTAGTGCTGGCGAGTGAAACGCTAGGCAGCCACTGAGTAGGCAAACGACCCAGGTCAAAACTTTTCGCAGGGGTGGGTGAATGGGTTGCATTGGCGCACCTCGTGGGATAGAGAAAAGTCGTTCGCTGTTGCTGTTGACCGTTCCCTGTCCTCTGAGTTCCTTAAGCAGCGCCCCGCGCCAGAGCCATGGCCCGTCGGACAGCGGCCTCCGCGTTGATCACCCCGTGCCCGTAGAAGGGGTCGTAGCCCGGC is a genomic window containing:
- a CDS encoding MnmC family methyltransferase yields the protein MDGERFAVVMTADGSPTIQDLTHPQREWMHHRGGAYQETQYIYGEAIRAVLARCTHPRFLVVGLGLGYIEILIACEWLKISRADTCRILSFEADEHWRTNFQQWCQGQPTELDAIYQLRDQKFQQDYPQQMRHAPAWLQQFLELHGQLDRLPQWQGQIHGILYDAYSAKTSPDLWQETFLAALIQHYAASPCLFVTYASTGSLKRALTACGFTLHQRAGFAGKKASTWATRGWELQG
- the ligA gene encoding NAD-dependent DNA ligase LigA, with protein sequence MAEQQGELLLTPEAVQQRMQQLRELLQKAAHAYYVLDNPIMPDEVYDQLYRELLALEAQHPEWITPDSPTQRVGDQPSQGFPSVTHPTPLYSLDNAFELADMQAWEERWRKLWPDDLPDDLYVCELKIDGLALNLYYERGLLVWGATRGDGVTGEDITANVRTIRTIPLRLQTNDPPEGVEIRGEAFLPLPIFEELNRQRQAQGEQTFANPRNAAAGTLRQLDPRIVAQRRLDFFAYGVGQGVDLPTQKDVLLQLAAWGFRINPHFQVCRDLAAVQAYYQTWVEQRSQLPYGTDGVVVKINHLAMQAQLGYTQKSPRWAIAWKFPAETAVATLTGVTVQVGRTGTLTPVAELTPVRLAGTQVTRATLHNAQRIQELDIHIGDRVVVRKAGDIIPEVVEVLTALRPPDAEPYRFPTHCPECGEPVVQAPDEAATRCVNPHCPGIIREQVQHWASRDALDIRGLGEKVAQQLVAQGWVQTVADLYRLTVEQLQSLAGWGEKSARNLVAAIDQSRRQPWPRVLYGLGIRHVGVGTAELLASHFPSAEALQQATVAELCAINGIGPEIAQAVHDWFHDPDHQALLEQLRQAGLQLHYTPATSQTGGPLAGKVLVLTGKLPHLTRHQAKALIERAGGKVASSVSSRTDYVVVGEDAGAKLEKARELGIPLLSETDLLALVGEG
- a CDS encoding DUF3084 domain-containing protein; this encodes MVAGYTLILVILVLGGLIAALGDRIGTRVGKARLSLFKLRPRTTAVLVTIATGGVISATTLGILLAADQQLRDGLFRLDQIQADLKRVRKQKDEAQAELEAARQQLARTQAELQAADRNVKAIEAKLVEVNRNYQQALAKLASAEQESRALEAQIAELKKDRAQLQAQLQQAQTQVAQARAQAERLRRQGQQLQAQIAQLEQVRGRLEQEIGQLRQGNVVIRREQVLATATVRAINDRDLARQAVQQTLQEASRVAGCLSRRQGPLETCLHSPQAGNPYAPRIRISSAEFNNLVNTLSTGRDYVVRVLAAANYSSGEPEVEVFTDVTPNRLIFPAGAVVAQIPIDLDNSDEVAIFNQLDRLFLASNVRARQSGILADPLTNKVGSFSQVALVQFVEQLQNLKGVVYVQSVTRRPIYTAGPLDIQLVAVQNGQIILRSS
- a CDS encoding protease complex subunit PrcB family protein, which encodes MTTPIPFQVLDLGPTPLERQFVPRPQVLVFTDSRSWQRFWQRSRVFDLNLQRPAAPPINFRRQAVVGFTIGSRPTGGYGLRIDRLESVTDNQGTYWRLHYTESVPGPNCLVTQALTTPTVFIAVPPPVPQIQLQGRTVVVPCQ